The Stratiformator vulcanicus genome has a segment encoding these proteins:
- the hemL gene encoding glutamate-1-semialdehyde 2,1-aminomutase: MPAPSKLSHEKSHAEFHRARKVIPGGVNSPARAFGAVGGEPVVMDRGDGPYLFDIDGNRYIDFIGSWGPHILGHRHPRVVEAIEDALKHGTSFGAPTHLETVLAEIVVDAVPSVEMVRMVNSGTEAGMSAIRVARGATGRDKVVKFAGCYHGHVDALLVQAGSGALTHGVPTSPGIPAGATADTIVLPYNDPQRLAEAFTEFEGQIAGVFMEPVVGNMGLVPPKPEFLDAARQLCSEDGTLLGFDEVMTGFRLSFGGAQELFGVTPDMTMLGKVIGGGMPVGAYGGAAHVMENVSPLGPVYQAGTLSGNPIAMASGIATLSELKETNPYPRLEALGARFEQGLREAATAAGIPHSIGRVGSMMTLFFTSEDVTDLGTAQMSDTARFGKFFWGMLERGIYLPCSQFEALFISAAHTEEHIDEAITAAREVLGEISAEA, encoded by the coding sequence ATGCCCGCGCCGTCGAAGCTGTCGCACGAAAAAAGCCACGCCGAATTCCATAGAGCCCGCAAGGTCATTCCCGGCGGAGTGAACAGCCCCGCGCGGGCCTTCGGGGCGGTGGGCGGAGAGCCGGTCGTTATGGACCGCGGTGACGGCCCGTACTTGTTCGACATCGACGGCAATCGCTACATCGATTTCATCGGCTCATGGGGGCCGCACATTCTCGGGCACCGGCACCCGAGAGTCGTCGAAGCGATCGAAGACGCGTTGAAGCATGGAACCAGCTTCGGGGCTCCGACGCATCTCGAAACCGTGCTCGCCGAGATCGTCGTCGATGCGGTGCCGTCGGTCGAGATGGTTCGCATGGTCAATTCCGGTACCGAAGCCGGCATGTCGGCCATCCGAGTTGCCCGCGGGGCCACCGGCCGCGACAAGGTCGTCAAATTCGCAGGTTGCTATCACGGGCATGTCGACGCCTTGCTCGTTCAAGCAGGTAGTGGAGCACTCACACACGGCGTGCCCACGAGTCCCGGCATTCCCGCCGGAGCGACAGCCGACACGATCGTATTGCCGTACAACGATCCGCAGCGACTGGCTGAGGCCTTCACCGAGTTCGAAGGCCAGATCGCCGGCGTGTTCATGGAACCGGTCGTCGGCAACATGGGCCTTGTTCCGCCGAAACCCGAGTTCCTCGATGCGGCACGTCAGCTTTGCTCTGAGGACGGAACACTGCTCGGGTTCGACGAAGTGATGACCGGCTTCCGGCTCTCATTCGGCGGTGCCCAAGAGCTATTCGGTGTGACCCCCGACATGACGATGCTCGGGAAAGTCATCGGCGGCGGCATGCCGGTCGGGGCGTACGGCGGAGCCGCCCACGTGATGGAAAACGTCTCGCCCCTCGGACCGGTTTATCAGGCGGGGACGCTCTCCGGAAATCCGATCGCCATGGCCAGCGGCATCGCGACGCTGAGCGAATTGAAAGAGACGAACCCGTACCCAAGGCTCGAAGCACTCGGGGCGCGATTCGAACAGGGACTTCGTGAAGCCGCGACAGCCGCCGGAATCCCTCATTCGATCGGTCGCGTCGGAAGCATGATGACGCTGTTCTTTACGTCAGAAGACGTGACCGATCTCGGCACCGCCCAAATGAGCGACACGGCCCGTTTCGGAAAATTTTTCTGGGGGATGCTGGAGCGCGGCATCTATCTGCCGTGCAGTCAATTTGAGGCGCTGTTCATCTCAGCGGCTCACAC